A genomic stretch from Candidatus Woesearchaeota archaeon includes:
- a CDS encoding type II toxin-antitoxin system RelE/ParE family toxin encodes MVNVNYDPHFKKKFSKIKDQLMKDKIIKQVSKLKDNPELGKPMKYTRKGTRELYISPYRLSYIYIEKENLLIFLDLYHKYIQ; translated from the coding sequence GTGGTAAATGTAAATTATGATCCTCATTTCAAAAAAAAGTTTTCAAAAATAAAAGACCAATTAATGAAAGATAAAATTATCAAGCAAGTAAGTAAATTAAAAGATAATCCTGAATTAGGAAAACCTATGAAATATACAAGAAAGGGAACTAGAGAACTTTACATATCACCTTATCGTTTATCTTATATCTATATAGAGAAAGAAAATTTACTAATATTCTTAGATCTTTATCATAAATACATTCAATGA
- a CDS encoding AbrB/MazE/SpoVT family DNA-binding domain-containing protein: MDIAITKVSSKGQIVIPSELRGDLLEGDKLVLIKSDNQFIIKKVSDFSKNLEEDLEFAKETEEAYKRIDASKDTAIKFDDFIEDMKKW; encoded by the coding sequence ATGGATATTGCAATAACTAAAGTTAGTTCTAAAGGTCAAATAGTTATTCCCTCAGAACTTAGAGGAGATTTATTAGAAGGAGATAAGTTAGTTTTAATTAAATCAGATAATCAATTTATAATCAAGAAAGTCTCAGATTTTAGTAAGAACCTAGAGGAAGATCTGGAATTTGCCAAAGAGACTGAAGAAGCATATAAAAGAATTGATGCAAGCAAAGATACTGCTATTAAATTTGACGACTTTATTGAAGATATGAAAAAGTGGTAA